A section of the Agromyces aurantiacus genome encodes:
- a CDS encoding TIGR03618 family F420-dependent PPOX class oxidoreductase — MITDAAREFLAERHLATLSTLGRDGRIHSVPVGITYLDGVVRVIGSRGSQKFVNAERSGRASVNTVDGARWISFEGPVRVLADADAVALAVELYARRYRQPRPNPQRVVLELTVERVLGSAGMRPESG, encoded by the coding sequence ATGATCACCGATGCCGCCCGCGAATTCCTCGCCGAGCGCCACCTCGCGACGCTCTCGACCCTCGGCCGGGACGGGCGCATCCACTCGGTCCCGGTCGGCATCACCTACCTCGACGGCGTCGTCCGGGTGATCGGCAGTCGCGGCTCGCAGAAGTTCGTGAACGCCGAGCGGAGCGGTCGCGCGAGCGTGAACACCGTCGACGGCGCGAGGTGGATCAGCTTCGAGGGCCCGGTGCGCGTGCTCGCCGACGCCGACGCCGTCGCCCTCGCCGTCGAGCTGTACGCCAGGCGCTACCGGCAGCCGCGGCCCAACCCCCAGCGGGTCGTGCTCGAGCTGACGGTCGAGCGCGTGCTCGGATCGGCCGGGATGCGCCCCGAGTCCGGCTGA
- a CDS encoding globin domain-containing protein, which translates to MDTAALKKTWALAETLGDEVPLYFYSHLFLSHPGLRSMFPVSMATQRDRLVGALGRIVSNVDQLDEVTAFIQQLGRDHRRFEVIAEHYDAVGASLLATLEHFLGDLWTEELAGDWAAAYGVIAGVMVQAAAESEQTSPASWSGQVVDVDRRGLDIVVVQVRPEPHLPFEPGQSVAVEVPARPRLWRYLSPANAPRPDGSLEFHVQLVPGGQVSSTIVRDLRPGERVRIGAAVGQELTLDERERERDLVMVAGGTGLAPLRAHLERLDQVWRSTGRAPRVDLFHGARVPSSLYEHRLLQDLSGRPWFTYTPVISDDPTYPGAKGYVGDAAADAGPWHGRLALVCGSAEMVRHTVRRLRAAGVAHDDVRFEQFATLDEDSHALHHHTHDPQPTELPQSEQGAYA; encoded by the coding sequence GTGGACACCGCCGCACTGAAGAAGACGTGGGCGCTCGCCGAGACCCTCGGCGACGAGGTGCCGCTGTACTTCTACTCGCACCTCTTCCTCTCGCACCCCGGGCTGCGCAGCATGTTCCCGGTCTCGATGGCGACCCAGCGCGATCGCCTGGTCGGCGCGCTCGGGCGCATCGTCTCGAACGTCGACCAGCTCGATGAGGTGACCGCGTTCATCCAGCAGCTCGGCCGCGACCACCGGCGGTTCGAGGTCATCGCCGAGCACTACGACGCGGTCGGCGCGTCGCTGCTCGCAACCCTCGAGCACTTCCTCGGAGACCTCTGGACCGAGGAGCTCGCGGGGGACTGGGCGGCCGCGTACGGCGTGATCGCCGGCGTCATGGTGCAGGCCGCCGCGGAGTCCGAGCAGACCAGTCCCGCGTCGTGGAGCGGTCAGGTCGTCGACGTCGACCGTCGCGGCCTCGACATCGTGGTCGTGCAGGTCCGGCCCGAGCCGCACCTGCCGTTCGAGCCGGGCCAGTCGGTGGCGGTCGAGGTGCCCGCCCGGCCGCGCCTGTGGCGCTACCTCAGCCCGGCGAACGCACCGCGCCCCGATGGTTCCCTCGAGTTCCACGTCCAGCTGGTGCCGGGCGGCCAGGTCAGCAGCACGATCGTGCGCGACCTGCGGCCCGGCGAGCGGGTGCGGATCGGCGCAGCCGTCGGCCAGGAGCTGACCCTCGACGAGCGCGAGCGCGAACGCGACCTCGTCATGGTCGCCGGCGGCACCGGCCTGGCCCCGCTGCGGGCGCACCTCGAGCGACTCGACCAGGTGTGGCGGTCCACCGGCCGCGCGCCCCGGGTCGACCTGTTCCACGGCGCGCGAGTGCCGTCGAGCCTGTACGAGCACCGCCTGCTGCAGGACCTCTCGGGACGACCCTGGTTCACGTACACCCCCGTGATCTCGGACGACCCGACCTACCCGGGCGCCAAGGGCTACGTCGGCGACGCCGCGGCCGACGCCGGCCCGTGGCACGGGCGCCTCGCGCTCGTGTGCGGCTCCGCCGAGATGGTCCGCCACACCGTCCGCCGCCTCCGCGCCGCGGGGGTTGCGCACGACGACGTCCGCTTCGAGCAGTTCGCGACCCTCGACGAAGACAGTCATGCCCTGCATCACCACACCCACGACCCGCAGCCGACCGAGCTGCCGCAGAGCGAACAGGGGGCCTACGCATGA
- a CDS encoding group I truncated hemoglobin: MTSTPDEQNDPQAQSDYAAVGGGPAIAQVVDRFYQLVLGDEQLSGYFEGIEMVRLKRHQVALVSQVMGGPVEYSGRDLRAAHEGMNISREDFGAVAGHLVTALSEAGVERPIIDRVVGTIAGTEPDIVVEARSAAG, encoded by the coding sequence ATGACCTCCACCCCGGACGAGCAGAACGACCCCCAGGCCCAGAGCGACTACGCGGCGGTCGGCGGTGGCCCGGCGATCGCCCAGGTGGTGGACCGGTTCTACCAGCTCGTGCTCGGCGACGAGCAGCTGAGCGGCTACTTCGAGGGGATCGAGATGGTCCGACTCAAGCGCCACCAGGTCGCGCTCGTGTCGCAGGTCATGGGCGGACCGGTCGAGTACTCCGGGCGCGACCTGCGCGCCGCCCACGAGGGCATGAACATCTCGCGCGAGGACTTCGGCGCCGTCGCCGGCCACCTCGTGACCGCACTCAGCGAAGCCGGCGTCGAGCGCCCCATCATCGACCGGGTCGTCGGCACGATCGCCGGCACCGAGCCCGACATCGTGGTCGAGGCGCGCTCCGCGGCCGGGTGA
- a CDS encoding thioredoxin, protein MDHRTLGAVVFGAALMLSACSGSSPDVPTASAGATSEATSAPSPDSDGAASDSDQAGAYLDYADGAIEATPGPKALFFHAGWCPQCRELDEELRTDGPPDGLTVFKVDYDARTDLRQKYGVTLQTTVVFVDDRGELLSSTVLYDDPSVASLRAAIP, encoded by the coding sequence ATGGATCATCGAACACTGGGCGCCGTCGTGTTCGGCGCAGCGCTCATGCTCTCGGCGTGTTCCGGGTCCTCGCCGGACGTTCCGACGGCGTCCGCAGGTGCGACCAGCGAGGCCACGAGCGCACCCTCCCCCGACTCGGATGGCGCGGCATCCGACTCGGACCAGGCCGGCGCCTACCTGGACTACGCCGACGGCGCGATCGAGGCCACCCCAGGTCCGAAGGCGCTCTTCTTCCACGCCGGCTGGTGCCCGCAGTGCCGCGAACTCGACGAGGAGCTCCGCACCGACGGGCCGCCCGACGGTCTGACCGTCTTCAAGGTCGACTACGACGCGCGCACCGACCTGCGGCAGAAGTACGGCGTGACCCTCCAGACGACGGTCGTCTTCGTCGACGACCGCGGCGAGCTGCTCTCGAGCACGGTCCTATACGACGACCCGTCGGTGGCCTCGCTCCGCGCCGCGATCCCGTGA
- a CDS encoding response regulator transcription factor has protein sequence MARVLVVDDDATVAEVVVAYLERAGMETERAADGFAAVAAAEASAPDAVVLDLMLPGLDGIEVLRRLRTARPSMPILMLTARGEEDDRLVGLESGADDYIVKPFSPRELVLRVQAVLRRTGGGPPALLEDGALSLDPVAHRAWQDGVELQLTVREFELLRWFLSHPGAVHDRETLLREVWGWEVGDLSTVTVHVRRLREKIEPDPARPRRLVTVFGVGYRWDGGT, from the coding sequence GTGGCACGCGTGCTCGTGGTCGACGACGACGCCACCGTCGCGGAGGTGGTGGTCGCCTACCTCGAGCGCGCCGGGATGGAGACGGAGCGCGCCGCGGACGGATTCGCCGCCGTGGCCGCAGCCGAGGCATCCGCCCCCGACGCGGTCGTGCTCGATCTGATGCTGCCCGGGCTCGACGGCATCGAGGTCCTTCGCCGGTTGCGCACCGCGCGACCCTCGATGCCGATCCTCATGCTGACCGCCCGGGGCGAGGAGGACGACCGGCTCGTCGGCCTCGAGTCGGGCGCCGACGACTACATCGTCAAGCCGTTCAGCCCGCGCGAGCTCGTGCTGCGGGTCCAGGCGGTGCTGCGCCGCACCGGCGGTGGGCCGCCCGCGCTCCTCGAGGACGGCGCGCTCTCGCTCGACCCGGTCGCGCATCGGGCCTGGCAGGACGGCGTCGAGCTGCAGCTGACCGTGCGCGAGTTCGAGCTGCTGCGCTGGTTCCTCTCGCACCCGGGCGCCGTCCACGACCGCGAGACGCTGCTGCGCGAGGTGTGGGGCTGGGAGGTCGGCGACCTCTCGACCGTGACCGTGCACGTGCGCCGGCTTCGCGAGAAGATCGAGCCCGACCCGGCACGGCCCCGCCGGCTCGTGACGGTGTTCGGCGTCGGCTACCGGTGGGACGGCGGCACATGA
- a CDS encoding cupin domain-containing protein: MQTRPFPPAPDARSPAGAEIRYLMEGATGNMIHSTVPPGQVNRATVHATVSEFWHVLSGAGEIWRRDGAGEETTILEPGVTIDIPVGTAFQYRCTGADPLRFLCVSMPPWPGDAEATLIDGPWTPTAPEGRVAS, from the coding sequence ATGCAGACTCGTCCATTCCCGCCCGCGCCGGACGCCCGCTCCCCCGCTGGCGCCGAGATCCGGTACCTCATGGAGGGCGCGACCGGCAACATGATCCACTCCACGGTTCCGCCGGGCCAAGTGAACCGGGCGACCGTCCACGCCACGGTGAGCGAGTTCTGGCACGTGCTCTCGGGCGCGGGCGAGATCTGGCGGCGCGACGGCGCAGGCGAGGAGACGACCATCCTCGAGCCGGGGGTCACCATCGACATCCCGGTCGGAACGGCGTTCCAGTACCGCTGCACCGGCGCCGACCCGCTCCGATTCCTCTGCGTCTCGATGCCGCCGTGGCCGGGCGACGCGGAAGCGACCCTCATCGACGGGCCGTGGACGCCGACCGCTCCCGAGGGCCGCGTCGCGTCCTGA
- a CDS encoding sensor histidine kinase, with protein MSLEVLPAIAVAAVVAGAVGLGGALIVLAVARRRPALAAALGPLVVIAALGSGVAASIQAMVLPKSAVSAVLWLLVAAVPSALVVGLVLAVRTQRLGADRAAAVAARERDAAAESRRREVVAWISHDLRAPLASVRALAEAAEDGVAAPADAIRGILAENARMSGMVDDLLAYSRLHAPGVRLQLEPVDVGDIVSDVLATAAPIAQAAGVRVDGAVVGDAAAVADPRELSRAVENLVLNGIRHTPRGRAVRADVARDGAEAVVVSVSDGCGGIPEADLGHVFEPGWRGTSARTPGQGGGTGTGLSIVQRVAELHGGACSVENVDGGCRFDLRVPGAGAQAPRSSSRRATGS; from the coding sequence ATGAGCCTCGAGGTGCTGCCGGCGATCGCCGTCGCGGCCGTCGTGGCCGGCGCCGTGGGCCTGGGCGGCGCGCTCATCGTGCTGGCCGTCGCACGCCGCCGTCCGGCGCTGGCCGCCGCCCTCGGGCCGCTCGTCGTGATCGCGGCGCTGGGCAGCGGGGTGGCGGCGAGCATCCAGGCGATGGTGCTGCCGAAGAGCGCGGTGTCGGCCGTGCTCTGGCTGCTGGTCGCGGCCGTGCCCTCGGCGCTCGTCGTGGGCCTCGTGCTCGCGGTGCGCACGCAGCGCCTCGGTGCGGATCGGGCCGCGGCGGTCGCCGCCCGCGAACGCGACGCGGCCGCCGAGTCGCGGCGCCGCGAGGTCGTCGCCTGGATCTCCCACGACCTCCGGGCGCCGCTCGCGTCGGTGCGCGCGCTCGCCGAGGCCGCCGAGGACGGCGTCGCGGCGCCCGCGGACGCCATTCGCGGCATCCTCGCCGAGAACGCCAGGATGAGTGGGATGGTCGACGACCTGCTCGCCTACTCGCGCCTGCACGCGCCGGGGGTGCGCCTGCAGCTCGAGCCCGTCGACGTGGGCGACATCGTGTCGGACGTGCTCGCGACGGCGGCGCCGATCGCCCAGGCGGCCGGCGTGCGGGTCGACGGGGCGGTGGTGGGAGACGCGGCGGCGGTGGCCGACCCGCGCGAGCTCTCGCGCGCGGTCGAGAACCTCGTCCTCAACGGGATCCGCCACACGCCCCGTGGGCGTGCGGTGCGCGCGGACGTCGCCCGCGACGGCGCCGAGGCGGTGGTCGTGTCCGTCTCGGACGGCTGCGGTGGGATCCCCGAGGCCGACCTGGGTCATGTGTTCGAGCCCGGATGGCGCGGCACCTCGGCGCGCACGCCGGGCCAGGGCGGGGGCACCGGCACGGGGCTGTCGATCGTGCAGCGGGTGGCGGAGCTGCACGGCGGAGCCTGCTCGGTCGAGAACGTCGACGGCGGATGCCGCTTCGACCTGCGCGTGCCGGGTGCCGGTGCTCAGGCTCCGAGGAGTTCCTCGAGGCGCGCGACGGGGTCGTAG
- a CDS encoding FAD-dependent oxidoreductase, producing MTSQRYLIIGGVAGGMSAATRLRRLDEHAQITVLERGGHVSFANCGLPYYLGGVIEERSSLLLQSPASLGSRFGLDVRVRTEAVAIDRDAKTVLARDLATGEERTLEYDALVLSPGATPVRPPIEGGERMLTLRDIDDVDAAMAALEVSPRSALVIGAGFIGLEMVENLAHRGLDVTLVELGEQVLPPLDPEMAAPVAERLREAGVDVRLGTQVTALGPDTATLSDGTTVAAEFVLGSIGVRPDTSLATAAGLELGPRGGIRVDDALRTSDPHIWAIGDAVEKVDAITGEPRLVALAGLANRHGRLAADAITGRDIRVRDALGTAVVGLMGLTIAATGWNEKLLRSQGRDIRVIHTHPASHTGYYPGAETMALKLLVDAGTDAILGAQGVGGEGVDKRIDVIATAMAGGITASELADLELAYAPQYSSAKDPVNMLGYVALNALEGLTPSIQWHELDAAVDAGATVVDVRTAAEVADGAIPGSLRIPLDELRTRADELPAGRLIVHCKVGQRGHTAVRLLAQLGRDAVNLDGGYLTWKAGMASRTAVEAEALAA from the coding sequence ATGACTTCCCAGCGGTACCTCATCATCGGCGGCGTCGCCGGCGGCATGTCCGCCGCGACGCGACTGCGACGGCTCGACGAGCACGCGCAGATCACCGTGCTCGAGCGCGGCGGCCACGTCTCGTTCGCGAACTGCGGCCTCCCCTACTACCTCGGCGGCGTCATCGAGGAGCGCTCGAGCCTGCTCCTGCAGTCGCCCGCCTCGCTCGGCAGCCGCTTCGGGCTCGACGTGCGCGTGCGCACCGAGGCCGTCGCGATCGACCGCGATGCGAAGACCGTCCTCGCCCGCGACCTCGCCACCGGCGAGGAGCGCACGCTCGAGTACGACGCGCTCGTGCTCTCGCCGGGGGCCACGCCCGTGCGCCCGCCCATCGAGGGCGGCGAGCGGATGCTGACGCTGCGCGACATCGACGACGTCGACGCCGCGATGGCCGCCCTCGAGGTCTCTCCCCGCAGCGCGCTCGTCATCGGCGCCGGCTTCATCGGCCTCGAGATGGTCGAGAACCTGGCCCACCGGGGCCTCGACGTGACCCTCGTCGAGCTCGGCGAGCAGGTGCTGCCGCCGCTCGACCCGGAGATGGCCGCGCCCGTCGCGGAGCGTCTCCGCGAGGCCGGCGTCGACGTGCGCCTGGGCACCCAGGTCACCGCGCTCGGCCCCGACACCGCCACGCTCAGCGACGGCACGACCGTCGCCGCCGAGTTCGTGCTCGGCTCCATCGGCGTGCGGCCCGACACGAGCCTGGCCACGGCCGCCGGCCTCGAGCTCGGCCCGCGCGGCGGCATCCGGGTGGATGACGCGCTGCGCACGAGCGACCCGCACATCTGGGCCATCGGCGACGCCGTCGAGAAGGTCGACGCGATCACCGGCGAGCCCCGGCTCGTCGCCCTCGCGGGCCTCGCGAACCGCCACGGCCGGCTCGCGGCCGACGCGATCACCGGGCGCGACATCCGCGTGCGCGACGCGCTCGGCACCGCCGTCGTCGGCCTCATGGGCCTGACCATCGCCGCGACCGGATGGAACGAGAAGCTGCTGCGCTCGCAGGGCCGCGACATCCGCGTCATCCACACCCACCCCGCCTCGCACACCGGGTACTACCCAGGGGCCGAGACGATGGCGCTGAAGCTGCTCGTCGACGCCGGCACCGACGCGATCCTCGGCGCCCAGGGCGTCGGCGGCGAGGGCGTGGACAAGCGCATCGACGTGATCGCGACCGCGATGGCCGGCGGCATCACCGCCTCCGAGCTCGCCGACCTCGAGCTGGCCTACGCGCCGCAGTACTCGTCGGCGAAGGACCCGGTGAACATGCTCGGCTACGTCGCGCTCAACGCACTCGAGGGCCTCACGCCGTCGATCCAGTGGCACGAGCTCGACGCCGCGGTCGATGCGGGCGCGACCGTCGTCGACGTCCGCACGGCGGCCGAGGTGGCGGATGGCGCGATCCCCGGCTCGCTCCGGATCCCGCTCGACGAGCTGCGCACCCGCGCCGACGAGCTGCCCGCCGGGCGCCTGATCGTGCACTGCAAGGTCGGCCAGCGCGGGCACACCGCGGTGCGCCTGCTCGCGCAGCTCGGCCGCGACGCCGTCAACCTCGACGGCGGGTACCTCACCTGGAAGGCCGGCATGGCCTCGCGCACGGCCGTCGAGGCCGAGGCGCTCGCCGCCTGA
- a CDS encoding DUF2127 domain-containing protein: MRERVLDLAFLVGVLLKGVDGLVEVVGGVVLLAVPSDRLLGAARAVTAHELAEDPHDVLANLLVHGVQHLDLGTSRFLAAYLLLHGLVKLAIVAALLLGTRRVYPWAIAALLGFLVFQVTQLIAAPTVTVLVLTVFDVLIVVLTWREWRQGRTLRETWRSTVDWVVRRPADTRD; this comes from the coding sequence ATGCGCGAGCGGGTCCTCGACCTCGCGTTCCTCGTGGGCGTGCTGCTGAAGGGCGTCGACGGGCTCGTCGAGGTGGTCGGCGGCGTCGTGCTGCTGGCCGTGCCGTCCGACCGGTTGCTGGGCGCGGCGCGAGCCGTGACGGCGCACGAGCTCGCGGAGGACCCGCACGACGTGCTCGCGAACCTGCTCGTCCACGGCGTGCAGCACCTCGACCTCGGGACCTCGCGGTTCCTGGCGGCATACCTGCTGCTGCACGGGCTCGTGAAGCTCGCGATCGTGGCCGCGCTGCTGCTCGGCACGCGCCGCGTCTACCCGTGGGCGATCGCGGCGCTGCTCGGGTTCCTCGTGTTCCAGGTGACCCAACTCATCGCCGCCCCCACCGTGACGGTGCTGGTGCTGACCGTCTTCGACGTGCTCATCGTCGTCCTGACGTGGCGCGAATGGCGGCAGGGCCGCACGCTGCGCGAGACGTGGCGCAGCACCGTGGACTGGGTCGTCCGGCGACCGGCCGACACCCGCGACTGA
- a CDS encoding LysE family translocator — MELLTALAPFALMLGVLTITPGADTALLIRSATVSPRRAWGVVVGVQFGVLAWGLLASIGVAALFDAVPTIGFAVRAAGAAYLLWIGSRLLVSAARRPAARIEDGPLAASGSFLTGLRQGGLTNLLNPKVGAFYVAVVSQVGSLGGGAHFATGMALAGIHVAFGASWLGALALLAQSMGSWLRRPAVASPIDGLAGVVITGFGIALGIAAVVSLTG; from the coding sequence ATGGAACTGCTCACCGCACTCGCGCCCTTCGCCCTCATGCTGGGCGTGCTCACGATCACGCCAGGAGCGGACACGGCGTTGCTCATCCGGTCGGCGACCGTCTCGCCGCGCCGCGCGTGGGGCGTCGTCGTGGGGGTCCAGTTCGGCGTCCTCGCGTGGGGACTGCTCGCATCGATCGGCGTCGCCGCCCTGTTCGACGCCGTGCCGACGATCGGATTCGCGGTGCGGGCCGCCGGTGCCGCCTACCTGCTGTGGATCGGCTCGCGACTGCTCGTCTCGGCGGCGCGGCGCCCCGCGGCCCGGATCGAGGACGGGCCGCTCGCGGCATCCGGATCGTTCCTGACCGGACTGCGGCAGGGCGGACTCACCAACCTGCTCAACCCGAAGGTCGGTGCGTTCTACGTCGCGGTCGTCTCGCAGGTCGGGTCCCTCGGCGGTGGCGCGCACTTCGCGACGGGCATGGCACTGGCCGGCATCCACGTGGCCTTCGGCGCGTCCTGGCTGGGCGCGCTGGCCCTGCTCGCGCAGTCGATGGGCTCCTGGCTGCGCCGCCCCGCGGTGGCCAGCCCGATCGACGGGCTCGCCGGCGTGGTCATCACCGGATTCGGGATCGCGCTCGGGATCGCCGCGGTCGTCTCGCTGACCGGGTGA
- a CDS encoding LysR substrate-binding domain-containing protein: protein MAPGLAQEHPMLEVQYSHVPAEHAIPGLLARDFDVAITERYPHDPHSPAAGIERVATVPDELVLAVPAPYAAASFRELADAPWVMEPVGTAARSWALDRCRSAGFEPGVRFETADLVLHATLIGAGLAVGFIPRLGIRPTLDARLEPSGDHREISISVRRGSRGHPAIDAVTRALGRALEDLTRATGSPGR from the coding sequence GTGGCCCCCGGTCTCGCGCAGGAGCATCCGATGCTCGAGGTGCAGTACTCGCACGTCCCCGCCGAGCACGCGATCCCCGGGCTCCTCGCCCGCGACTTCGACGTCGCGATCACCGAGCGCTACCCGCACGACCCCCATTCGCCGGCGGCCGGCATCGAGCGCGTCGCGACCGTGCCCGACGAACTCGTCCTCGCAGTGCCGGCGCCGTACGCCGCCGCGTCGTTCCGCGAGCTCGCGGACGCGCCGTGGGTCATGGAACCGGTCGGGACCGCAGCGCGTTCGTGGGCACTCGATCGATGCCGGAGCGCCGGCTTCGAGCCGGGCGTGCGCTTCGAGACGGCGGACCTCGTGCTGCACGCCACGCTCATCGGAGCCGGGCTCGCCGTCGGCTTCATCCCTCGGCTCGGGATCAGGCCGACCCTCGACGCGCGGCTCGAGCCGTCCGGCGACCACCGTGAGATCTCCATCTCGGTCCGGCGGGGCAGCCGCGGCCACCCCGCCATCGACGCCGTGACCCGGGCGCTCGGCCGCGCGCTCGAGGACCTCACCCGTGCAACGGGATCACCGGGCAGGTGA
- a CDS encoding DivIVA domain-containing protein, with amino-acid sequence MTQNEIDPETIAAPPGTTPENALALAVSRLPDTRSVEFTMKIRGGAYDRLEVDNFMASLAQAIAEVRTAASDARQELATLRAENANLRGGAGPGSGSEDEITSGAVGLLTQAQLIADKAIADAEQYARDLVLTARNQYREILERAESSASQATATLPATQQGPAVPEIEYVRTYAQVAQIQLRSVLEALTEQVDRLGSLPQASPEATAEAAPAPAEDGPAGEPQWQPSTPGQAIA; translated from the coding sequence ATGACGCAGAACGAGATCGACCCCGAGACCATCGCCGCGCCGCCGGGCACCACGCCCGAGAACGCCCTGGCCCTCGCCGTCAGCCGCCTGCCCGACACCCGTTCGGTCGAGTTCACCATGAAGATCCGGGGCGGCGCGTACGACCGCCTCGAGGTCGACAACTTCATGGCGAGCCTCGCGCAGGCGATCGCCGAGGTGCGCACCGCAGCGAGTGACGCGCGTCAGGAGCTCGCGACGCTGCGCGCCGAGAACGCGAACCTGCGCGGCGGCGCCGGCCCCGGCTCCGGCTCCGAGGACGAGATCACCTCCGGCGCGGTCGGCCTGCTCACCCAGGCCCAGCTCATCGCCGACAAGGCGATCGCCGACGCCGAGCAGTACGCGCGCGACCTCGTGCTCACCGCCCGCAACCAGTACCGCGAGATCCTCGAGCGGGCCGAGAGCAGCGCGAGCCAGGCGACCGCGACCCTTCCGGCTACGCAGCAGGGGCCGGCGGTTCCCGAGATCGAGTACGTCCGCACCTACGCGCAGGTCGCGCAGATCCAGCTGCGCTCGGTGCTCGAGGCGCTCACCGAGCAGGTCGACCGTCTCGGCAGCCTGCCGCAGGCCTCGCCCGAGGCGACCGCCGAAGCCGCGCCGGCGCCCGCCGAGGACGGGCCGGCGGGCGAGCCCCAGTGGCAGCCCTCCACGCCGGGGCAGGCGATCGCGTAG
- a CDS encoding cytochrome c biogenesis CcdA family protein, producing MTASLLLSFGAGILTFAAPCVLPLLPVIIGGSIVRGGDGGRARWRPLVIAASLAVSVVLFTLALKATTALLAVPPQAWQLVSGGIVVLLGVDLLFPALWDRLSTRLGLQARSGTLLDRSVRRGGVGGDILTGAALGPVFSSCSPTYALIVAAVLPVSFAEGLGYVTAYALGLAGMLLLIALLGRGLVRRLGWLADPSGWFRRTIGAIFVLVGLAVITGFDKSVQTWILDAGLYDPVARLEELLGA from the coding sequence GTGACGGCCTCGCTGCTGCTCAGCTTCGGAGCCGGCATCCTGACGTTCGCGGCCCCCTGCGTGCTGCCGCTGCTCCCGGTGATCATCGGCGGCTCCATCGTTCGCGGGGGCGACGGGGGTCGAGCCCGATGGCGCCCGCTGGTGATCGCGGCGTCGCTCGCGGTGAGCGTCGTGCTGTTCACGCTGGCCCTCAAGGCCACCACCGCACTGCTCGCCGTGCCGCCGCAGGCGTGGCAGCTCGTCTCGGGCGGCATCGTCGTCCTGCTCGGCGTCGACCTGCTGTTCCCCGCGCTGTGGGATCGCCTCTCGACACGGCTCGGCCTGCAGGCGCGCAGCGGGACGCTGCTCGACCGATCGGTGCGACGGGGCGGCGTCGGGGGCGACATCCTGACCGGCGCCGCGCTCGGCCCCGTCTTCTCGAGCTGCAGCCCGACCTACGCCCTGATCGTCGCCGCCGTCCTTCCGGTCTCCTTCGCCGAGGGCCTCGGCTACGTGACCGCCTACGCGCTCGGGCTCGCCGGAATGCTGCTGCTGATCGCGCTGCTCGGGCGCGGACTCGTGCGGCGCCTGGGCTGGCTGGCCGACCCGAGCGGATGGTTCCGCCGCACGATCGGCGCGATCTTCGTGCTCGTGGGGCTGGCGGTGATCACGGGGTTCGACAAGTCGGTGCAGACCTGGATCCTCGATGCGGGTCTCTACGACCCCGTCGCGCGCCTCGAGGAACTCCTCGGAGCCTGA